One Brachyspira pilosicoli P43/6/78 genomic window carries:
- a CDS encoding DNA adenine methylase, producing the protein MITKDNYLKNNLIAYIGNKRRLLPFIENAFLNILEEDKNIKTALDLFAGSGSVSRLLKTLNLKVYSNDWEYYSYILNYAHICINEKDVKNMFKHTGGVENTINIINNIETINDKDRYISKYYAPLDDNNPDLKNERLFYTQYNATRIDIIRHNIEELYKNKAINKKEYYYLLASIIYEGATHTNTSGVFKAFHSGFGGRNKDALKRILSPISLKELSLYDGIKGEVSMLDANEYVLKNKDKHFDLVYLDPPYNQHQYGSNYHLLNTIALWDKPEINREIYINGKKTDKGGIRKDWVKTKSDYCYKKTAKDAFKNLIDNINASHIVMSYSTDGIIDYDDLISILESKGKLKIVTSEYTKYRGAKRSVINKTKNVEYLFIVDTKKNNTNSKNNNIKYIENIRLKLNNPVDTIKDNLVFENRKEGNIILKLEYTTHIINQEEICQTLKNKSLEYIKLFSEFLNKHIKENNIEALKIYLSHLKNAILINDKKLIKYFSNHILTIYTRLCSKRSNEYIVDITNEILNIISYYKLDDIIYIDKIKKRIVYNISHSEISEENKNNILVKL; encoded by the coding sequence ATGATAACTAAAGATAACTACCTTAAAAATAACCTGATAGCCTATATCGGTAATAAAAGAAGACTTCTGCCCTTTATAGAAAATGCATTTCTAAATATTTTAGAAGAAGATAAAAATATAAAAACGGCATTAGACTTATTCGCTGGAAGCGGTAGTGTATCAAGACTTTTAAAAACTCTTAATCTTAAAGTATATTCAAATGATTGGGAGTATTATTCTTACATATTAAACTACGCACATATATGCATAAACGAAAAAGATGTAAAGAATATGTTTAAGCATACAGGAGGCGTTGAAAACACTATTAACATAATAAATAATATAGAAACTATCAACGATAAAGACAGATACATTTCAAAATATTATGCTCCTTTAGATGACAATAATCCAGATTTAAAAAACGAAAGATTATTCTACACTCAATATAATGCCACAAGAATAGATATAATAAGACACAACATAGAAGAACTTTACAAAAATAAAGCAATAAATAAAAAAGAATATTATTATCTATTAGCCTCTATAATATATGAAGGAGCAACACATACAAACACATCAGGCGTATTCAAAGCTTTTCACTCTGGTTTTGGCGGAAGAAATAAAGACGCTCTAAAAAGAATACTTTCACCAATCTCATTAAAAGAGCTTTCTCTATACGACGGAATTAAAGGCGAAGTAAGTATGCTTGATGCAAATGAATATGTATTAAAAAATAAAGATAAGCATTTTGATTTGGTATATTTAGACCCGCCTTACAATCAGCATCAATATGGAAGCAATTATCATTTATTAAACACAATAGCATTATGGGACAAACCTGAAATAAATAGAGAAATATATATAAACGGCAAAAAAACAGATAAAGGCGGTATAAGAAAAGATTGGGTTAAAACAAAATCTGATTACTGCTACAAAAAAACAGCCAAAGATGCATTTAAAAATCTAATAGATAATATAAATGCAAGTCATATAGTAATGAGTTATTCTACAGACGGCATAATAGACTATGATGATTTAATTTCAATATTAGAAAGTAAGGGCAAATTAAAAATAGTAACTTCAGAATATACAAAATATAGAGGAGCAAAACGCTCTGTAATAAATAAAACTAAAAATGTAGAATATTTATTTATAGTTGACACTAAAAAAAATAATACAAACAGCAAAAATAATAATATAAAATACATTGAAAATATAAGATTAAAATTAAATAACCCTGTAGACACAATAAAAGATAATTTAGTGTTTGAAAATAGAAAAGAAGGAAATATTATATTAAAATTAGAATATACAACACATATAATAAATCAAGAAGAAATATGCCAAACATTAAAAAATAAATCATTGGAATATATAAAATTGTTTTCAGAGTTTTTAAATAAGCATATAAAAGAAAATAATATAGAAGCTTTAAAAATATATTTATCGCACTTAAAAAATGCAATACTTATAAACGATAAAAAACTAATAAAATATTTTTCAAATCATATACTAACAATATATACAAGGCTATGTTCAAAGAGGTCTAATGAATATATAGTTGATATTACAAATGAAATATTAAACATCATATCATATTATAAACTTGATGATATAATATATATAGACAAAATAAAAAAGAGAATAGTTTATAATATATCACATTCAGAGATATCAGAAGAGAATAAAAACAACATATTAGTAAAATTATAA
- a CDS encoding aldose epimerase family protein — MTKEKFGENGFVYTLENKNGLKLKLGDVGASITGIFFKNKKGESIEVAFGSDDVSFYSAKAKNGHMGATVGRVAGKTLNSSFKIGDKEYKLNPNKAPHHTHGGVDGLSYVFFTSKQIADNKIEFHYLSKDGEEGYPGNLDLTVTYTLTENNEIIIDYKATTDKPTPVNIMNHSYFNLNGKGKINSHKISIDANYYLPENENGDSSGEIFKVDNTPYDFRNMKEIDTIIKSKGGCDNCFLFDDNDIKKSRVKVVSEESLISLEVFTDMPSVLLYTANSLNNLQVRGQVLNKHEAFCLETQYFTLALNYNHFPSIILYPDREFKHRTIYKFATL; from the coding sequence ATGACAAAAGAAAAGTTTGGAGAAAACGGATTTGTATATACATTAGAAAACAAGAACGGCTTAAAATTAAAACTAGGAGATGTTGGAGCTTCTATAACAGGAATATTTTTTAAAAATAAAAAAGGAGAGAGTATTGAAGTAGCTTTTGGTTCTGATGATGTTAGCTTTTACAGTGCCAAGGCAAAAAATGGTCATATGGGTGCTACTGTTGGAAGAGTGGCTGGTAAAACTTTGAACTCTAGTTTTAAAATAGGAGATAAAGAATATAAATTAAATCCAAACAAAGCACCTCATCATACACATGGCGGAGTAGATGGTCTTTCTTATGTGTTTTTTACTTCAAAACAAATTGCTGATAACAAAATAGAGTTTCATTATTTATCAAAAGACGGCGAAGAAGGATACCCTGGTAATTTAGATTTAACTGTTACATATACACTTACAGAAAACAACGAAATTATAATTGATTATAAAGCAACAACTGATAAACCAACTCCAGTAAACATAATGAATCATTCTTATTTTAATTTGAATGGAAAGGGTAAAATTAATAGTCATAAAATATCAATAGATGCTAATTATTATTTACCTGAAAATGAAAATGGAGACAGCTCCGGAGAGATTTTTAAAGTTGATAACACTCCTTATGATTTTAGAAACATGAAAGAGATTGACACTATAATAAAATCTAAAGGCGGATGCGATAACTGTTTTCTATTTGATGATAATGATATAAAAAAATCTAGAGTAAAAGTTGTTTCAGAAGAGAGTTTAATATCTTTAGAAGTGTTTACAGACATGCCTTCAGTTTTACTATATACTGCTAATTCTCTAAATAATTTACAAGTGAGAGGACAAGTATTAAATAAACATGAGGCTTTTTGTTTGGAAACACAATATTTTACTTTGGCACTAAACTATAATCATTTTCCAAGTATAATACTTTATCCAGACAGGGAGTTTAAGCATAGAACCATTTATAAGTTTGCTACTTTGTAA
- a CDS encoding Gx transporter family protein, whose amino-acid sequence MTLFEEIKTHTGKRRVYDIIFFAFLSSFIAAIENMFPRPIPYFRIGFSFIIILMVLDSFNFKELLLMIAIKNISVAIVFAYILTPPFYLGITGGIMSVIVMKLMRNFRNIFSLLGVSIAGALVSNLSQAILSQYLFNLPDIKFLILPVLIISLITGSIIGIFTIIFNRE is encoded by the coding sequence ATGACACTTTTTGAAGAAATTAAAACACATACCGGAAAAAGAAGAGTTTATGATATAATATTTTTTGCTTTTTTATCTTCATTTATTGCGGCAATAGAGAATATGTTTCCGAGGCCTATACCATATTTTAGGATAGGATTTTCTTTTATTATTATATTAATGGTTTTAGATTCATTTAATTTCAAAGAGCTTCTTCTTATGATAGCTATAAAAAACATATCGGTTGCTATAGTATTTGCATATATTCTCACTCCTCCATTTTATCTTGGAATAACTGGGGGGATTATGTCTGTTATAGTAATGAAGTTAATGAGAAATTTTAGAAACATTTTTTCGCTTTTGGGTGTAAGTATTGCTGGAGCATTAGTAAGTAATTTATCACAGGCAATACTTTCTCAATATCTTTTTAATTTACCAGATATAAAATTTTTAATACTTCCTGTGTTAATAATATCATTAATAACGGGTAGCATAATAGGAATATTTACTATTATTTTTAACAGAGAATAA
- a CDS encoding NusG domain II-containing protein, with the protein MDKSIIKNIRFGDIIIILIIVISIIYYAKNLMENKGNKIIIDTPSKSLRYDLNTDREIKIEGLIGETTIIIKDKKVKFEYSPCRDKLCIKAGELKNAPIICMPNGVLIRFEKNTENDITIDSVVQ; encoded by the coding sequence ATGGACAAATCAATAATAAAAAATATTAGGTTCGGAGATATTATTATTATTTTAATTATAGTAATATCTATTATTTATTATGCCAAGAACTTAATGGAAAATAAAGGAAATAAAATTATAATAGATACTCCGTCAAAATCTTTAAGGTATGATTTAAATACAGACAGAGAAATAAAAATAGAAGGTCTTATTGGTGAGACTACTATTATTATAAAAGACAAAAAAGTAAAATTTGAATATTCTCCATGCCGGGATAAGCTTTGCATAAAAGCAGGAGAATTAAAAAATGCCCCTATAATATGCATGCCAAATGGGGTTTTAATAAGATTTGAAAAAAATACTGAAAACGATATAACAATAGATTCTGTTGTACAATAA
- a CDS encoding CdaR family protein: protein MKDIIIKKFKHKKLLSYITNRFWIKALCLTMSFMLFLYVRYQQEYNKEYTTKLNIKNLPAKLLIANNIKENITVSVKGFKDNIYELPRDFSAYIDLTNAQIGSNMYKIYLENDADYSSLNISINPNKIPVVLDQLAYKTVPIEVQTVGKASLGLEIENIIINPSNTIISGPKTLISQIDKLYTRTIDLDDKYLDYNTKLSLNIPPNVKSDTSRVDASIIFDKDIEIVTFENIELNINNLNSRFNIKYNEPLIVKKIVLEMNKNLIENLKKEDILLSLNLINITNEGIYSNISIEANIPDYAKLSYIEPSFFNIEVEKIWTNQ, encoded by the coding sequence ATGAAAGATATTATAATAAAAAAATTTAAACATAAAAAATTGTTATCCTATATAACAAATAGATTTTGGATTAAAGCTTTATGTTTAACTATGTCTTTTATGCTCTTTTTATATGTGAGATATCAGCAGGAATACAATAAAGAATATACTACAAAATTAAATATAAAAAACCTTCCAGCAAAACTTTTAATTGCTAATAACATTAAAGAAAATATAACAGTTAGTGTAAAAGGATTTAAAGATAATATATATGAACTTCCAAGAGATTTTTCTGCATATATAGATTTAACTAATGCACAAATTGGAAGCAATATGTATAAAATATATTTAGAAAATGATGCCGATTATTCATCACTTAATATAAGTATAAATCCAAATAAAATACCTGTAGTGTTAGACCAATTAGCATACAAAACCGTTCCTATAGAAGTGCAAACTGTAGGAAAAGCATCATTAGGACTTGAAATTGAAAATATTATTATTAATCCTTCAAATACTATAATATCTGGACCTAAAACCTTAATATCTCAAATAGATAAATTATATACAAGAACTATAGACCTTGATGATAAATATTTAGATTATAATACTAAGCTTAGTTTAAACATACCGCCAAATGTTAAATCTGATACTTCTAGAGTAGATGCTAGTATAATTTTTGATAAAGATATAGAAATAGTAACATTTGAAAATATAGAATTAAATATTAATAATTTAAATAGCAGATTTAATATAAAATATAATGAACCTTTAATTGTAAAAAAGATTGTATTAGAAATGAATAAAAACTTAATAGAAAACTTAAAAAAAGAAGATATACTCCTTTCATTAAATTTAATAAATATAACAAATGAAGGTATATACTCTAATATATCAATAGAAGCAAATATTCCAGATTATGCCAAATTATCATATATAGAGCCTTCATTTTTCAATATAGAAGTAGAAAAGATATGGACAAATCAATAA
- the cdaA gene encoding diadenylate cyclase CdaA, producing the protein MLYNINNFISTSNWRYLFYSLDIILVAILFYIFYMLMYNTRAYSIALGFIILFFITLIAKIFGLTTLSWLFDKFFQVGLIAIVVLFQAEIKHGLRILGGRALFKKSFGYNEDQIQKIMSATFNLSYKGYGALIVFQRNISLHSLVDKAVRLNADISIELLESIFFKNNPIHDGAAIIMENRIAAASAYLPLTETEPQIKNRRLGTRHRAALGISEQTDAVVVVVSEETQCVSIVHGGILEYNLSRDELYKRLGELLEVKVD; encoded by the coding sequence ATGCTGTATAACATCAATAATTTTATATCAACTTCAAATTGGCGTTATCTCTTTTATAGTCTTGATATAATACTCGTAGCAATATTATTTTACATTTTTTACATGCTTATGTATAATACTAGAGCATACAGCATAGCCCTAGGTTTTATAATACTTTTCTTTATCACATTAATAGCTAAAATCTTCGGCCTCACTACCCTCTCATGGTTATTCGATAAGTTTTTCCAAGTAGGTCTTATTGCAATAGTAGTACTCTTTCAGGCGGAAATAAAACATGGTCTAAGAATATTAGGCGGAAGGGCGTTATTTAAAAAATCATTCGGATACAATGAAGACCAGATACAAAAAATTATGAGTGCAACTTTTAATTTGTCTTATAAAGGTTATGGTGCTTTGATAGTCTTTCAGAGAAATATATCTCTGCATTCTTTAGTAGACAAGGCTGTTAGACTAAATGCCGACATATCTATAGAATTATTAGAATCTATATTTTTTAAAAATAACCCAATACACGATGGTGCTGCAATTATAATGGAAAACAGAATAGCTGCTGCAAGTGCATATTTACCGCTCACAGAAACAGAGCCTCAAATAAAAAATAGAAGATTAGGCACTAGGCATAGGGCGGCACTTGGTATATCTGAACAGACTGATGCTGTTGTAGTGGTGGTATCAGAAGAGACTCAATGCGTTTCTATTGTTCATGGCGGAATATTGGAATATAATTTAAGCAGAGATGAATTATATAAAAGACTTGGAGAGCTTTTAGAGGTAAAAGTAGATTAA
- a CDS encoding secondary thiamine-phosphate synthase enzyme YjbQ, whose translation MHTINVKTNSRFDIVDITEEVRRCVLEEKAESGIAVIFTPHTTAGVGINENADSNVLFDMKNAFNKVVAQHDNYRHAEGNSQAHVLSSLVSPSLTVIIENGDIVLGVWQDIYFFEFDGARNRKVYVQVMKK comes from the coding sequence ATGCATACTATTAATGTAAAAACTAACTCAAGATTTGACATTGTAGATATTACTGAAGAGGTTAGAAGATGCGTTTTGGAAGAGAAGGCAGAATCTGGAATAGCAGTTATATTTACGCCTCATACTACTGCGGGTGTTGGTATTAATGAAAATGCAGACAGCAATGTTTTATTTGATATGAAGAATGCTTTTAATAAAGTAGTAGCTCAACATGATAATTACAGACATGCTGAAGGCAACTCTCAGGCACATGTTTTGTCTTCTTTGGTTTCACCTAGTTTAACTGTTATAATAGAAAATGGAGATATAGTGTTGGGTGTTTGGCAGGATATATATTTTTTTGAGTTTGATGGGGCAAGAAATAGAAAGGTGTATGTGCAGGTAATGAAGAAATAA
- a CDS encoding GNAT family N-acetyltransferase: MCFSNNDFEIKKAQLEDLEEISSLAKRIYLKYNSSLDTDEGINNILTFINHDNILIRTYIDGSLILKAIKNNTIIGFIEIRNYNHISLLFIDDKYFRLGIAKKLFEQVKDMMPSDKYSVNSSDYAIEFYKKLGFVAVYDNIKVENGVHFHPMIF, encoded by the coding sequence ATGTGTTTCAGCAATAATGATTTTGAAATAAAAAAAGCTCAATTAGAAGATTTAGAAGAAATCAGCAGTTTAGCTAAAAGAATATATCTTAAATACAATTCATCATTAGATACAGATGAAGGCATAAATAATATATTAACTTTTATTAATCATGATAATATATTAATAAGAACATATATTGACGGCTCTCTAATTCTTAAAGCTATTAAAAACAATACTATTATAGGCTTTATAGAAATAAGAAATTATAATCATATATCACTTTTATTTATTGATGATAAGTATTTTAGACTAGGCATAGCTAAAAAGCTTTTTGAACAAGTTAAAGATATGATGCCAAGCGACAAATACTCGGTTAACTCTAGCGATTATGCTATAGAGTTTTATAAGAAACTTGGATTTGTTGCTGTTTATGATAATATAAAAGTAGAAAACGGTGTTCATTTTCACCCGATGATTTTTTAA
- a CDS encoding glycosyltransferase family 9 protein yields the protein MKEIKNLLIHAPNWLGDIVMSLPAIHLIKEEYKDIKITALAKKSMFGILTVSGLVDDVIEVKRFPALRKYHFDAALLFPNSFESAFRVFGHGIKRRIGYKADYRSFMLTERIEREPVRWWHTADYYVNLLKAININKPRPNIKLNIKEDILNNAKEYIKTINPENKKIFAYGIGATNSFGKIWKEEYFAEVINYLSNKYNAITLFITTPNEKEISDKISSILNEKPIIPYTSLDNIAAILSLCDGFIGNDSGAMHVASIVGIPTLALYFATPAGINSPIGSNSHIIEKKPDNKACICGGRKCSLNTFECREVIKPDEVIKKI from the coding sequence ATGAAAGAAATAAAAAACTTATTAATACATGCTCCAAACTGGCTTGGTGATATAGTGATGTCTTTGCCTGCTATACATTTAATAAAAGAAGAATATAAAGACATAAAAATAACTGCATTAGCAAAGAAATCTATGTTTGGAATACTTACTGTAAGCGGATTAGTTGATGATGTAATAGAGGTAAAGAGATTTCCTGCTTTGAGAAAATATCATTTTGATGCTGCTTTACTTTTTCCTAATTCTTTTGAGAGTGCTTTTAGAGTATTTGGTCATGGAATAAAAAGGCGCATAGGGTATAAGGCAGATTATAGAAGTTTTATGCTTACAGAGAGAATTGAAAGAGAGCCTGTAAGGTGGTGGCATACTGCTGATTATTATGTTAATTTACTTAAGGCTATCAATATAAACAAACCCCGCCCTAATATAAAGCTTAATATAAAAGAAGATATTCTAAATAATGCTAAAGAATATATTAAAACTATAAACCCAGAAAATAAAAAAATATTTGCCTATGGCATAGGAGCTACCAATAGTTTTGGTAAGATTTGGAAAGAGGAATATTTTGCTGAAGTTATAAATTACTTATCAAATAAATATAATGCCATAACTTTATTTATAACAACTCCAAACGAAAAAGAAATATCTGATAAAATATCCTCTATCTTAAATGAAAAGCCAATTATACCATATACTTCATTAGACAATATAGCAGCTATTTTAAGTTTATGCGATGGTTTTATAGGCAATGATTCTGGAGCTATGCATGTTGCCTCTATAGTTGGGATACCTACTTTGGCCTTATATTTTGCAACACCCGCCGGTATAAACTCACCAATAGGAAGCAATAGTCATATAATAGAAAAAAAACCAGATAATAAAGCCTGCATCTGCGGCGGCAGAAAATGTTCGCTTAACACTTTTGAATGCAGAGAGGTGATAAAGCCTGATGAAGTGATAAAGAAAATTTGA
- a CDS encoding ATP/GTP-binding protein, whose protein sequence is MKKNNRVTIICGHYGAGKTTFSINYAIYLRKQTEKPIYIADLDVVNPYFRSREHAQNLKDKDIKIIGTYLPQSGSDLPAVSAEVYSVFNNKDIVGIIDMGGNSVGSLSFATFRESVQADETDVFFVLNANRKENSTFELALGHLISIEATLALNVTGIVNNTHLMNDTTLEDIMRGEEIAEKISKEKNIEVICSCVNSNLIKQNIKTKYELFNIEYDIKNIGNVI, encoded by the coding sequence ATGAAAAAAAATAATAGAGTAACTATAATATGCGGGCACTATGGAGCGGGGAAAACAACATTCTCTATTAACTATGCTATCTATTTAAGAAAACAAACAGAAAAGCCTATATATATAGCAGACTTGGACGTTGTAAATCCATATTTTCGCTCAAGAGAGCATGCTCAAAACCTAAAAGATAAAGATATAAAAATAATAGGAACATATCTTCCTCAATCTGGTTCAGATTTGCCTGCTGTATCTGCCGAAGTTTATTCTGTATTTAACAACAAAGATATTGTAGGAATAATAGATATGGGAGGAAACTCAGTTGGAAGTTTATCTTTTGCAACTTTTAGAGAATCTGTTCAGGCTGATGAAACTGATGTATTTTTTGTTTTGAATGCAAACAGAAAAGAAAACTCTACTTTTGAACTAGCTTTAGGTCATCTTATATCAATAGAAGCTACGCTTGCATTAAATGTTACTGGGATAGTAAATAATACTCATCTTATGAATGATACTACTTTAGAAGATATTATGAGAGGAGAAGAGATAGCTGAAAAAATCTCTAAAGAAAAAAATATAGAGGTTATATGCAGCTGTGTTAATAGTAATTTAATTAAACAAAACATAAAAACAAAATATGAATTATTTAATATAGAATATGATATAAAAAATATAGGAAACGTTATATAA